Below is a window of Lacibacter sp. H407 DNA.
CTGTATTTATAACAGTTAACGTACCTGCACCTGGCTCGGATGGACAATTAAGTCCCGGCCGTGTAAGAATAACTGAATATACACCTGGTACGGTTGCATTAAAGCTTGCAACGTTTCCTGGATTTGCTGCACCCGCAGGTACAGTCCATGCATAATTATATACACCCGGAATACCTGGTGTTGCGGTAATTGTAGCAGGAAGTGCACTTGTACAAACAGTTGGTGAATTAACTGTTACAGTTGGTGTAACATTAAATGCGCCTGAGGCAAAGTCATCAAGAGAAGCTGTAATTGATTGAGAAGATCTTGTTTCGAGTATAAAACTTGTATTACATAAATTCAAAACACCCAGACCTGCCAGGTTCACTGTTCCTTCATAGAACATGTTATAGTCGTAAGTAGGCTGAATAAACGACCACCCTGTAGGAATTGGATATTGGTTGTCATTATTTTCTGCAACAGTACCAACAAGATTTGTTGTTCGAAGATTCCCGTTTGTATTGGGAACATTTCCATTACCATCACCATCCCACTGATAAATAACTACTGTTGCATTACGACCGCCGCCCGTAAAATCGGCAAGTACCAACACATCACCATCAACATGTGGCGGGCTGAAAATATTATTGCCGCCAATTGTAACAGGGCCTGTTCCATTCAGGTATAGCCAGAAACCAATCTGTGCGTCACCATTATTGGATGTACGGTCGCCTGCAAAATACAAAACACCATCCCGAATGATGGCTGCAGCATTGGCGATGTCGTTCTTTGCCTTGGTTTGACTAACAGACCAGACTAATTGATTGGCCGGGAAAAAATCTTTAGAACCTTCGGTGAACTGGTTATCAACAACCCCGTTGCCAAACGCATCAAGCCGATACTGTTTAACAGCGAATAAGTTGAAGTTAGCCGAGTTCCAATCGACGGGGTTACCGTCGATTTCCGGATTGACTTGTGCCATTAGCCCGGTTGGACTAAAAGCTGCAAAGAACATGAGCAGAAAAAGCATCTGTCGCCAGATCCAGTTTCTGCAACGATCGTTTTTCTCACCTTTTTTTGAGAAGGTGCGTAGCAGTTTGTTCATCATTGTCGAATTTTTTGTGAATAATAATTAACCTTTCACAGGAGAGTTGAGTAAGAGGATCTTAAAGACAGGACATTATAATTTAAACAATAGAAAGCCTGGCTTCAAACTGAAGCAAGTACTACTGGTTCAATTACATACTAACTGAATATTCCGGTTTGATTGGATGATTGAAATTTAAAGAAAGGATTGATTGGCATTAAAGCAATTCAAGGGGAAGGAAAGCATAGAGGTAATGATTACAGAAACATAGAAACGGTGTATGCTTTCAGGGGGGAGTAGATTTGAATATTGTAAACGTAAACACATTTTTTAACATATGCAATACCCTTTTTGGGCATTGAAACATATTTTTTTTTACTATTCATTTCTCGGTTTTATTTACTCATCGGGATTTTTGTAAATACGCCATTGTCAAAAAATCCGGAATTGCTTTCTTTACACATCATTCACAAACTGTTCCCATTCATTTACCTATTTTTGATTTTCTACTTATATGAAACATTTTATTTTCCCTCTTTTATTGCTTGCTGTTTTTGCTTCCTGTAACAATGGTACAGAACAGAACGAACCACAATCATTTTCTACAATTCCGGCACCGGTGCAATTAGGTTTTACGATGCTGAATGTTTATCCGCATGATACTACATCATTCACACAAGGCCTGATGTATTACAAAGGTGTGTTGTATGAAAGTACCGGCAACCCAGACAATGCACTCAACAATGGTTCATGGATCGGGCCTGTTGAATTAACAACCGGACAAAAAATAAAAAAGGTAATAATCGATTCTCCATTGTTTGGGGAAGGCATCACTATATTAAATGATAAAGTGTACCAGATCACCTGGCAAAACAAGAAGGGCTTTGTGTATGATCTCAAAACATTTAAACAATTACAGGAGTTCAACTACAACCATGAAGGCTGGGGAATTACACATAACGGAACAGAATTAATTGTAAGTGATGGTAGCAGCAATATCTATTTCTGGGATCCTGCCGCATTAAAAGAACTTCGCCGCATCAGCATACAAGACCATAACGGCCTGCGGAACAATATCAACGAACTGGAATTCATCAATGGATTTATTTATGCCAACGTTTGGCAAAGCAACGATATTTTAAAGATCGATCCGGCCACAGGAAATGTGGTGGGCTTACTTGATCTGAGTTCGTTAAAGCAAACCTATCCAGAACTCAACGCTGCCAACAGCAGCGAAAAAGTA
It encodes the following:
- a CDS encoding glutaminyl-peptide cyclotransferase, producing MKHFIFPLLLLAVFASCNNGTEQNEPQSFSTIPAPVQLGFTMLNVYPHDTTSFTQGLMYYKGVLYESTGNPDNALNNGSWIGPVELTTGQKIKKVIIDSPLFGEGITILNDKVYQITWQNKKGFVYDLKTFKQLQEFNYNHEGWGITHNGTELIVSDGSSNIYFWDPAALKELRRISIQDHNGLRNNINELEFINGFIYANVWQSNDILKIDPATGNVVGLLDLSSLKQTYPELNAANSSEKVLNGIAWDSSANRLFVTGKNWSKLFELKLN